The DNA region TGACTCCTCACGGCCTCATCACGTATGTCGTCTCAAACGCTCCCTCTATGGTCTTAAGCAAGCTCCGCGTGCATGGTTTCAACGTCTAAGTAATTTTCTCTTTAAGCTCGGATTTCATGACTCGAAGGCAGACTCTTCTCTTTTCATCCTCCAACATTCGACTTATGCTATACGTTGACGACATCATCTTAACTGGGACTCCGGGTGCTCCGTTCCAGTCCATCTTAGCGGCACTACACCAAGAATTTGCCCTGAAGGATCTTGGTCCGCTTCATTTCTTCTTGGGCATGGAAGCTAAGTTTGATTCTGCTGGCCTATATTTGACGCAGTCCAAGTATATTCATGATATTCTTGTCCGGACATCCATGCTTGATTGCAAGCCTATCAGTTCACCTGTTTCTGCTGGCTCTCGACTGTCTCTTCATGATGGTCACCCGTTTGAGGATCCCTCTCTCTACCGCAGTGTTGTTGGAAGTCTACAGTATCTGTCTCTCACTAGACCAGATATTGCTTATGCCGTTAACCAAGTCTGCCAATTCATGCATAAACCCTCTGTGACTCACTGGCTTGCAGTAAAACGCATTTTACGGTATCTCAAAGGTACTATTACTTATGGTCTTCATCTTCGATCGGGCTCCATTTCAGCACTTCATGGTTACTCTGATGCTGACTGGGCAGGCAATCCTGATGATAGGCGGTTTGTTAGTGGCTTCATCATTTTTCTTGGATCTAATCCAATTTCTTGGAGCTCGAAGAAACAACGCACGGTCTCTCGTTCCAGCACTGAGTCTGAATACAAAAGTCTTGCTAATGCTACTGCAGAGATAATTTGGCTTCAGTCGCTGCTTCAAGAGTTGGGTTTTCCACAACATCAAGCTCCTACGCTTTGGTGTGATAATATATCCGCCATTTATCTCACGGCGAATCCTGTCTTTCATGCTCGAACAAAACATATTGAAATTGATTACCATTTTGTTCGAGAACGTTTTATGCGAGGTCAGCTTCatattcaatttattaattctGAAGATCAACTCGCTGACGGTCTTACCAAGGGACTCTCCTCTATTCGATTCTCTACTCTCAGATCCAAGCTTCACGTGGAAGACTCCCCGTTGCGCTTGCGGGGGAGTAATAGAGGAAATAGTGATTTCAAATCCTAGCTTTCCTAGTATAGTGATTGTATcataattatgtaattattctgcatttatttatttcctaaAACATGTTATGTACAACTCTATTTAATTCAATACAGAACACCTCCAACAGCAAGTTGAGGTTTCAGCCAATTCGTCTAATCTCATAACCCCATTTCATTGGTTCGAGATCCATGAATGAACGGTGTGCTAGTCCTTTGAATCTGGTGGAATTGACCCATCAAATTCACATTGAAATTGGTTCCTTTATTCCAATTTTGCCATCTTTCCCATCCATTACCCGTTGATCTATCTTCCCCTAATAGATCTCCCCTATTGTTGATTGGAAATTGGAAGATGGTATCTGAAATCGTCAATTTCATTCCAAATATCTATTGACTCTACCATtcttgacattttttttttttataatgagGGTGTCCGggcttcgcccgactaatcccACGGTCTACGTGAACACCCTGTAAGCTCACGAAACAGGTAAATCCGGCCAGAGGCCATGCAGGTGGCCCAATAAGGGGCATTCTCCTGCATGGCGTCTGGGAATATCGTTGTGGACATTTTGACAATAACTAACTCTGGATTCAAGTGGCATATCACCCCTAACCACAACTTCTCCACTATTCTTCAGCATCTGCCAGTTAGATCTCCACTTAGTTTGATTGGGTTTGATTGGGCCTCTGAGGTTAtcgacaaaaaaaagattttgtctGCCGTTGCTTCTATTGGCTTTACGCATTTGATCAGATCATAAAAAGGTCATGGAATTCCGAATATATAACTTAGACccaatatctatatttatacttTTCAGTTGATGTCATTGCGTTTCTCCTTACATCTCTATATTTTTCTTGGTGCCTGATTTCTCACTTTGCGTTGAAATGCCAACATATTTCATTTGTCCATCACAAATCaataaaggaaaaggaaaaaaaaattaaaagtaatttgtTTTGATCAATCCGTCTTGATGGAAGGTGTAAACACATACACTTTAGTACAGTACAGTCCAGTAtagtataatattatatatataaagtagtGGCTTTCGTTTCACCTTGTTTGCAGGTAATAACAACTTAATACCGCATCTGTAGGAGTAAGAAacacaaagagagagagaagagatgaTTGTTATTCAGGGGACATTGTTATGTATAAGCATCTGGATAACCTTCTCCTCCGATTTGTATGAGAACTTTTAGGATCAGGCAAACTTCTTTGAACAATGCACATatccacatatgaaaagaaaaacaaagactACCACTACTAGAAACAGAGCATATAGTAACTGCTTTCATTGGGGCATCCGTGCTGGCACCAAAATATTCTCTGTGCAGGCCTTAGTGCAAACCCAGCTAAAAGTGGTCCGTATAGTGACCATCAGATATCTGCCTCCCCAATTCATCCAAAGCCTCAGATCTCGATTGACAGACCTCGAGCAGCATATCGAGACAATGATCTCATTCTCCGCTACAAACTCCTCTCTGCAATTCGAGTCCATTGAGGGGGATGGGTGAGGCTAAACATTTTGTTCTTCATACTCAGCTCCTTTTTTGTTCCGGTCTCCCTCTCTTTGTTTCTCAGACAGTTTTCCGTTTCTTTCCCTATCTAATGTCGATTCTTAGATCGCTGATCATTTAATTTGTCCTTCCTCGAGCTCTTTAGGGCTTCTATTGCAATCAACATATTGAATGTGGAAATGGAGGTGCGGAAAAGTGCATTTCTAGCTGTTGCATTTCCAGCTGATGTAATGTAAACATAAACTTCATTTCAGATACAGAGAAACTATATCTGgcttgtgtttggttttcCATTGGATAAtaatccaactcaacttgattttgtgcaAGTTGCAAGCGTTGACGAATATattgatgaatatatatatgtatgtatatatagatgtgaaagtatatgtgaaatttattattaaaaaatcgatacgtatatatagatgtgaaagtagatggaaaatttattatttaaaaattaattataaaaattggtagaaaaaactcaaaaagtatgctagagaatttaatattaaactaaagaaaaagataagaaaaagtaattttggtgaagaatagagttgagttgggtTGAGTGCACTAGTCAATACAAAAAGATCTCTCGACTCTGTCTTCAAAAGATTAATATGCGACCGAAGACTGAACGAATAACTTTGGGTGGTTGTTTGTTACAGTATTATGGAATAACCAATAAGATCCCTGTGATTGAAAAACATGGCTTAATTACATTCGAGTGCTTAATTAATGGGCCAAAGCAAATAAACATATCTCCCTACGGTAACTGATATCTTACAggtgcatgcatgcataccGCCATTTCTAATGAAGCTGATGCAGACAGAGTATATATGATAAGTTACAATAAAAGTTGCATGAGTAATTAAAAATGGTGTACTAAATGCACAACCGGACGCGGGAATCTCTACGTGGTATATATGATAAGTTGGCAAACCTTCCAATGGTCAAGGGAATCACTTCTCCAATTCTTACGTTCAAGTAATGATAAACCGTTTCATATCTTCATTGATCAGCTAAACCTGTTTCcataaatttatttcaatcATTGCAAGTCCTAATCTGCACACCTATATAAATACCCAGTTATAGTTCTAgcaagaaaaataacaaagttTCATAACTTTAGAAGAGAGTCATCCAGTAAAGCGAAAGAGTGAGAAACCATGGGATTGTTAAATGGGTTTTGCTCTGTGATGATCCTCCTCATCATCAATATAGTTGCATTGTCCACCGATCTCAATCCCGTGGCTGCACAAGTCAACGTCAAGACATGTGCAAATGGAAAAATGACCAAACAATGTGGAGAATCCATCCGTTTGAGTGTGGCTATGAACGTTGGGCCGCCGCCAACTAATGATTGCTGCAAAGAACTCGTAACGGTTGGGAAGCCCTGCCATGATGCATACGTGCAGGTATGTacgatatttttttattctcatatttctctatttcctttttattataaaCTAGCAGTGAAAAAGTTTCAGGAAAACACCTTTCCTTTTATGGAGGTAGTTTCACAATTACACATTGTCTCTCCTTATTAGGAACGTCATCTTAAGGTCCATGATTTTGTGGGGTCCGCTGAAGATTTGCTTAAGAGAAGCGACCAAGTTTGGACTCAATGTGTTCAGTCCGTTCATGCTTCCGCTGAGGCTCCTGGTCATTTTGACTGATGATCATATGATCGAGCCAAAACGAATGGAGTCTTACATCGGAGGAAGTACGGTATACATGGGGTGATGACATTTTgctttcaaaattcattttgaCTCTCATATTGCAATTCAGTTGTGGTACTCCTTGAGTTGTAATCGCTTTGCTGGATGATATATTTGGACAGGAAAGTTAAGTCAAAGCCCAACCAATAAAAGATTAGTGTTGGATATCAGACTTGTTCTCCCACACAAGttttttctaattcttttttttttcaatataatatatataatatacgaGGAAATCGATATGTATATCACATTATATACTGAACCAGAACAGGAATACAATTGTATATCTATTGGGCTGCATCTCAAAGTATAATAGTTCCATTTGGTTCATCGGGTCAACCCAAGTGATAACTGTGTGAAAAAGCACCTATCAAATTATAAGCAGAATTGTTGTAATAGAAAGTATATTTTGGATATGAAGAATTAATGAAGTTGGGGtttatataattgaaaacGGAAAGGGCCAAAGCAACAAACTCAATGGATTAAACCAAAATATAATTAGAATTCCAATTTGTCACTTTCACAAACTCGTACATATCaatataattgaaagaaatatgtattttataaAGGAGGAAACAAAAGTGGCAAGTATGGAAGAAATACTTGCATGAATGATCGCCAAAGAAATAACGTCGTCCTTCGAAGGACAAAGCGTTGGTTATTCCATTGAATCTTCCATAAACAGAGTTGAAACCAGGTTGATAGCCCGATGAGGAAAGACCCAATGTGTTTCTGATCGAAGATGGGTGGGACTATTTCCTATCAGATAGAATTATATAATCACCGATATATAAAACATCCAAATTGTTAAAGCAAAGATCGACCTCGATATGTAGGTCAGCAGTATGGAACCGTGGCGGGAGAAAGAGCATCACCTGCAGAGGAGGAGGCATAGGCGTATAATTATATAcctaatctatatatctaaatctatatatatatatatatatatatataaacgaaGCACGAGCCAAATTCTCATGTTGTcatatcatcaaaaataaaaaacggaGTTCTCTCGCTTTATTAtgtattaagaaaaattttatcattaattatgcaatagaatatatattatttgtaataactcaacaaaatatgcaATGAACTATATACATTAACTGctattcaaaaaaatattttatattatcaatCAAATTGTCATTCATATGTATTGTAGCAAAATATAAAgttggaaaatatatttttataatattaactaCAATCAAATTACCATTTGTATCATATTGTGTGTTAATAAAATTGCCGTTTAGTTtgtacgtgtatatatatatatatatatatatatgtacacataGTTTATAGTGCAGCCAAACTTTGGAATTCAACAAAGGTACTAATATATTTGGAGGATAGTCAACGATAGTGATCCTCCTTGGCTGCACGGGATCAAAGAGCGCATCGAGAGGTAGTATTATATAAATTGCACTATTCGATCTAAAAGAATGTTGCTAATATCTGAATATGATGATACcgaaatcaatatatatccCAACATGACCTCGGCATTATTGAATGAATAATTACAAGTATTATCAG from Punica granatum isolate Tunisia-2019 chromosome 3, ASM765513v2, whole genome shotgun sequence includes:
- the LOC116199521 gene encoding uncharacterized protein LOC116199521, producing the protein MGLLNGFCSVMILLIINIVALSTDLNPVAAQVNVKTCANGKMTKQCGESIRLSVAMNVGPPPTNDCCKELVTVGKPCHDAYVQERHLKVHDFVGSAEDLLKRSDQVWTQCVQSVHASAEAPGHFD